TATAGCTAATCAACCTAGTCAGGTTTAGTTTATAGCTAGTGGGGTACGTTAGTTGGATGTCTAACGAAGCTAGCTCGCTAACTAGGTACTGTCATGCTAAGCTAAAGACATGCGATTGGCTTTatcaatttaataataataatttggtgggtgcttgtATTTgacctatttcacacatgtacaataTATGCTTTATCGTTAGCATTATTATATTAAGACGTACATATAAAACACCATTAAGCTGTGGGGAAATGTTAACGTTAGATAGCTAGTTAATTATTTTCactcaagctagctagctaagttgctttcaaatcaaatcaaatcaaattttattggtcacatgcgctgaatacaacaggtgcagacattacagtgaaatgcttacttacagcccttaaccaacagtgcatttatttttaacaaaaaagtaaaaataaaacaacaacaaaaaaagtgttgagaaaaaaagagcagaagtaaaataaaataacagtagggaggctatatatacaggggggtaccggtgcagagtcaatgtgcgggggcaccggctagttgaggtagttgaagtaatatgtacatgtgggtagagttaaagtgactatgcataaataattaacagagtagcagcagcgtaaaaggatggggtgggggggcagtgcaaatagtccgggtagccatgattagctgttcagagtcttatggcttgggggtagaagctgttgagaagtcttttggacctagacttggcactcggtaccacttgctgtgtggtagcagagagaacagtctatgactagggtggctggagtctttgacaattttgagggccttcctctgacaccgcctggtatagaggtcctgaatggcaggaagcttggccccagtgatgtactgggccgtacgcactaccctctgtagtgccttgcagtcggaggccaagtagttgccataccaggcggtgatgcaaccagtcaggatgctctcgatggtgcagctgtagacttttttgatgatctgaggacccatgccaaatcttttcagtctcctgagggggaataggctttgtcgtgccctcttcacgactgtcttggtgtgtttggaccatgatagttcgttggtgatgtggacaccaaggaacttgaagctctcaacctgttccactacagccccgtcgatgagaatgggggtgtgctcagtcctcttttttttttcctgtagtccacaatcatctcctttgtcttggttacgttgagggagaggttgttatcctggcaccacacggccaggtctctgacctcctccctataggctgtctcctcgttgtcggtgatcaggccgtCGTCTGCAAACGactcgtctgcaaacttaatgatggtgttggagttgtgcctggccatgcagtcatgggtgaacagggagtacaggaggggactgagcacgcacccctgaggggcccccgtgttgaggatcagtgtggcaggtgtgttgttacctacccttaccacctgggggcggcccgtcaggaagtccaggatccagttgcagagggaggtgttttgtcccaggatccttagcttagtgatgagctttgagggcactatggtgttgaatgctgagctgtagtcaatgaatagcattctcacgtaggtgttcctcttgtccaggtgggaaagggcagtgtggagagctaaagagattgcatcatctgtggatctgttggggcagtatgcaaattggagtgggtctagggtttctgggataatgcaaCTACGTAACTAACATTACTTAGCTTGATCATGTACTGTTTACACAACTTGTCAGAGTTTATACTCGTTTTACGTTATTTGGTTATAAATAAATGGAGCTTATCAGTTGCAAATGCTGTTTCCTATTCAGATTCGATTACCACCTGAAGTCAACAGAATACTCTACATTAGAAATCTACCATACAAGATCACAGCTGAAGAAATGTACGACATCTTTGGGAAATATGGACCAATACGGCAGATTCGAACGTAAGTGGAAGATTGTTGATCTGGACGAAATGCTCACTTATACCATGGGTGATGTAGTTTACAGAGTTTATGTATCATCTCCTTGTGTGTAGGCTAGTCTGCAGAACTGTGGCAGGTATTCAACCACAAAGTCTCATCGTTGTCTTGTCTAAATGTATGTATTCTTGTGCCCTGTTTTTCAGTGGAAACACACCGGAATCAAGAGGGACAGCTTATGTGGTCTACGAGGACATCTTTGATGCCAAGAACGCCTGCGATCACCTTTCTGGATTCAACGTCTGCAACAGATATCTTGTAGTTTTATACTACAATGCAAACAGGGTACGTTGGCCTATAATCTCATCAATCAAGGATCTGATAATGTCTCCTCTAACCATTGTTGATCAATCTTCTCAAAGGGACtaataacattacatttacattacattttagtcatttagcagacgctaataACTTTCATAGCTTTGCACATAGAGAAATTACATACTGAACAAACAGTGTAGGCCAGGGCTCACCAACCCTCTTcccggagagctaccctcctgaaggttttcattccaaccctaatcgagcgcacctgattctaataattagctggtttcAGCGAAAACCGACAGGAGGGTAGCTTTCCAGGAACATGGTTGGTGAGCCCTGGTGTTGGCATTAGTCAATGCTGGTACATTACATTTGACCCTCTAGGGGTCTGGAGGAAGAGAGTCAAACTGCTTATTTTTATTAAACTGAGACTCAGCAATATTATGCTGCTGCGAGCAACTGGATGAACCACAGATATTGCAGATGAGCGCGAATCAAGACAACACACAGAGGATCTGCACATGTACACGGATGTGCCTCACTCTGCTGCAACGTGTGATAGCTGCGGGACCAAAACAGTGAAGAAGTTTAGCCTCGCGCTTCGCACTTTTAGTTGTTGCGGAAGTCGGCCCAATATTTCTGTTTACTTTGTTCGTCACTGACTCTACCTTTTTAAGGCACTAATTTGAGGTAAATGTTGTAATCAATGtgttcattttttttatttatctgACAGGTCGACCTTTCT
This window of the Coregonus clupeaformis isolate EN_2021a chromosome 33, ASM2061545v1, whole genome shotgun sequence genome carries:
- the sf3b6 gene encoding splicing factor 3B subunit 6, with protein sequence MAMQAAKRANIRLPPEVNRILYIRNLPYKITAEEMYDIFGKYGPIRQIRTGNTPESRGTAYVVYEDIFDAKNACDHLSGFNVCNRYLVVLYYNANRAFQKMDTKKKEEQLKLLKEKYGINTDPPK